The following proteins are co-located in the Microvirga ossetica genome:
- a CDS encoding alpha-L-arabinofuranosidase C-terminal domain-containing protein — MPRITIDPIPTFSISPRLYMQFMEPLGSTDASVEAAWDYDSDEWRKDFVAIVRDLAPGAIRWGGILTSYWRWQEGVGPRENRKPMVNYLWGGVEPNQVGVHEILGLCEEVGAEPILAVNFAGDGRPEYINTVRKERRAGTAQDAADLVRYCNDPDHRERRTNGRAEPWRVKFWQIGNETSYPKEGHRFSSAENVREYRAFAEAMRAADSSIQLIGWGDQERDTDKWWAEDLLRESGDLVDLVALHMMHQKPDNPNTVLRGREYRKDYHASWAELCTMYDKVDRKLTEARSVIQSIDASKRVAITEGHLSLQPHNKCEILREWISALYHARVMNLYERNADFVDIATLADFEGTSWLVNAVMLGSPRESPYLLPVGHVMRLFRKYGGDTAVNVTSVGSTLDVTASRRGQTLYLHVVNTDLQSAANAEITVTGIQPGSVSAHQIAPDDLSTTIDTTALNVFDVKKCSVPVENGTIVWRFPKASVTALEVQL, encoded by the coding sequence ATGCCTCGCATTACGATTGATCCTATCCCAACATTTTCTATCTCACCACGCCTATACATGCAGTTTATGGAGCCGCTTGGTTCAACCGATGCCTCGGTCGAGGCCGCATGGGACTATGACAGTGACGAATGGCGCAAGGACTTCGTCGCAATAGTCCGCGACTTGGCTCCAGGTGCCATACGGTGGGGTGGGATCCTGACCAGTTATTGGAGATGGCAAGAGGGTGTTGGTCCCCGCGAGAACCGTAAGCCGATGGTCAACTACCTTTGGGGAGGCGTGGAGCCGAACCAGGTTGGAGTCCACGAAATTCTTGGTCTGTGTGAGGAGGTAGGAGCTGAGCCTATTCTTGCTGTCAATTTTGCAGGTGATGGTCGGCCCGAATACATCAACACGGTGCGGAAGGAAAGGAGGGCGGGAACTGCTCAAGACGCAGCGGATCTTGTCCGCTACTGCAACGATCCAGATCATCGCGAACGCCGGACAAACGGCCGGGCTGAACCATGGCGTGTCAAGTTCTGGCAGATCGGCAACGAAACGTCCTATCCAAAAGAAGGCCATCGATTCAGCAGTGCGGAAAATGTTCGTGAATACAGAGCGTTTGCTGAGGCCATGCGGGCCGCTGACAGTTCAATCCAGCTTATCGGGTGGGGAGATCAGGAGCGCGACACGGACAAGTGGTGGGCCGAGGATCTTCTGCGCGAATCTGGAGACCTTGTTGACTTGGTGGCGCTTCACATGATGCACCAGAAGCCAGACAATCCAAATACGGTTTTAAGAGGACGTGAGTATCGGAAAGATTATCATGCAAGCTGGGCTGAGCTTTGTACGATGTATGATAAGGTTGACCGTAAACTCACCGAAGCTCGGAGCGTGATCCAATCAATAGACGCTTCGAAACGAGTGGCAATCACGGAGGGGCACCTCTCCCTCCAGCCACATAATAAATGTGAGATTCTTCGCGAATGGATTTCAGCTCTCTACCACGCTAGAGTTATGAACCTTTATGAACGCAACGCAGACTTCGTTGATATCGCGACGTTGGCTGATTTCGAGGGGACATCTTGGTTGGTCAATGCGGTGATGCTTGGCTCCCCCCGAGAGTCCCCCTACTTGCTCCCGGTCGGACACGTAATGCGACTTTTCAGAAAGTACGGCGGCGACACTGCAGTCAATGTGACAAGTGTGGGATCAACACTGGATGTCACAGCGAGCCGACGCGGTCAGACTCTTTATTTGCATGTAGTCAACACTGACTTGCAAAGTGCAGCAAATGCCGAGATTACTGTGACCGGGATCCAGCCCGGCTCTGTTTCGGCTCATCAAATAGCGCCTGATGATCTGTCGACTACAATCGATACCACTGCTCTGAATGTGTTTGACGTTAAGAAATGTTCGGTGCCTGTCGAGAATGGAACGATTGTTTGGCGCTTCCCAAAAGCATCGGTGACAGCGCTCGAAGTCCAGTTGTGA
- a CDS encoding helix-turn-helix domain-containing protein, with protein sequence MAASILRARGLTSHLLPLAAGFKQSKFRPQGREGTLEKLQGFCQVLEEAVEIANKDLERLILAQQLMNRVADKCRSNSSLPGLVNLFLSRPLVTVPLGAKLLKVTPKAVDLMLLQLGGALPRELTGRRRYRAWGIV encoded by the coding sequence ATGGCCGCATCGATCCTCCGGGCTCGAGGACTGACAAGTCATCTCCTGCCGTTGGCCGCTGGGTTCAAGCAATCGAAATTCCGGCCGCAGGGCAGGGAAGGGACCCTCGAAAAGCTGCAGGGTTTCTGCCAGGTGCTCGAAGAGGCCGTTGAGATCGCGAACAAGGATCTGGAGAGGCTGATCCTCGCTCAACAGCTCATGAACCGTGTGGCCGATAAATGCCGCAGCAATTCCAGTCTGCCTGGGCTCGTGAACCTATTCCTGTCGCGCCCTCTGGTGACGGTGCCGCTGGGCGCGAAACTGCTCAAAGTGACACCCAAGGCTGTGGACCTGATGCTCCTGCAGTTGGGCGGTGCGTTGCCAAGAGAGTTGACCGGCCGACGCCGCTATCGGGCTTGGGGAATCGTCTAG
- a CDS encoding acetamidase/formamidase family protein, whose product MAHHRFVPAGYHNVLGARDPVLRITDGDTVITTTIDAAGRDHEHVERAPRPNPMTGPFFVEGAEPGDALIVQIQRMTPTRDTGWTYSLLAPNVVDPEILPRLPERHRVEWAIDRDAHTVRLMEPPTAVADLVLPLAPMIGCFGVAPGMGQAISTATSGRHGGNMDFRGFAPGAIACFPVFESGALFFLGDGHACQGDGEIVGTGIETSFEIEFTVRLKKNANHGWPRGETASDIFTVGNARPLDQALQHATTEMLNWLGKSFGLDPTSASHLLGQVVRYEIGNVFNPAYTVVCRVAKTWLRKPDSTLDWLG is encoded by the coding sequence GTGGCCCACCATCGGTTCGTTCCGGCAGGCTATCACAACGTTTTGGGTGCTCGAGATCCGGTCCTGCGGATCACTGATGGCGACACGGTCATCACCACTACGATTGATGCCGCTGGACGTGACCACGAACATGTGGAACGCGCTCCCAGGCCTAATCCCATGACAGGGCCCTTTTTCGTGGAAGGGGCAGAGCCCGGCGACGCGCTGATCGTGCAGATCCAACGCATGACGCCAACGCGGGACACGGGCTGGACCTATTCCCTACTCGCCCCAAACGTGGTTGATCCGGAGATCCTGCCCCGACTGCCTGAACGGCACCGGGTTGAGTGGGCCATTGATCGGGACGCTCACACTGTGCGCTTGATGGAGCCGCCCACCGCGGTGGCGGATCTTGTTTTGCCTTTGGCCCCCATGATCGGGTGCTTCGGAGTGGCCCCTGGCATGGGGCAGGCGATCTCCACGGCCACGAGCGGTCGGCATGGCGGTAACATGGACTTCAGAGGCTTTGCGCCAGGAGCAATTGCCTGCTTCCCGGTGTTCGAGTCCGGTGCCCTGTTCTTCTTGGGCGATGGGCATGCATGCCAGGGGGATGGCGAAATTGTCGGCACCGGGATCGAGACCTCGTTCGAGATCGAATTCACCGTGCGGCTGAAGAAGAATGCCAATCACGGCTGGCCCCGTGGCGAGACAGCTTCGGATATCTTCACGGTCGGCAATGCCCGTCCGCTGGACCAGGCGCTCCAGCACGCAACGACAGAGATGTTGAACTGGCTTGGGAAGAGTTTCGGCCTGGATCCCACTTCTGCCAGCCATCTTCTGGGACAAGTGGTGCGCTATGAGATCGGCAACGTGTTCAACCCGGCTTACACCGTCGTTTGCCGCGTCGCTAAAACCTGGCTCCGGAAGCCGGATTCAACTCTGGACTGGCTTGGCTGA